DNA sequence from the Sulfurimonas sediminis genome:
AAGTACCCCAGAGAGAATTTTTGTTGGTGGCGGTGGAGAGAAGGTAATAGCCGAGCTTGATTATCTCTATGAGCGTTTAGCAGAGGGTGGCATAATGGTAGCTAACTTTGTAACACTCACAAACCTAACACAGGCTATAACAGTTTTAAAAGAGGGAGAGATTGCTTTTGATGTAAAATCCATCTCTTTGACAACATATAAGATGAAACTTTTAATGCCGGAACCTGAGCGTGTTATGCACCAGATTATTATAAAAAAGGCAAAAAATGATTAAATTTGTAGGAGCAGGTCCGGGAGATGCCGAACTTATAACAGTAAAAGGTATGAAAGCTTTGCAAGAGGCTGAAGTAGTGCTTTATACCGGTTCTTTAGTACCGCGTGAACTCCTTGACTGGTGCCAAGAAGGCACGATTATAGAAAACTCGGCAGATATGAGTTATGAAGATATTTTTAGTTTTATCAAAAAATATGCCGATAAAAATTTTGTTCGACTTCATACAGGAGATAGCTCTATCTACTCAACCATTGCCAAACAGATAGAGTTTTTAAAAAATGAGAAGTTAGACTTTGAGGTTATTCCTGGAGTAACAGCAGCCTTTGGTGCAGCGGCATCAGCAGGTATTGAATATACTATTCCCGGAGTATCTCAAACGCTAATCATTTCTAGGGTTGAGGGGCGTACACCAAATCCGGAGAGTTTAGAACAGCTTCTCTTAAACAAACACTCTTCTTTTGCTTTTTATCTCTCTATCACTTTGATACAAAAGCTCAAAGAGACGGCACTAAAGCTTGGATATGCAAAGGAGACACCGTGTTGGGTTGTCGAAAAAGCCACTTGGGCAGATGAGAAAATTTATAGAGGGAACATTGCGACCATACAAGAGCAGGTCTTACATGTAAAAGGTGTCGCACTCATTATGTTTGGGGAATTTTTACATCAAAAGCCAAGCCAAGAGTCCCATTTGTATGCAAAAAAATATAAACAAGAGAGTCAAAGGAGATCAAAATCATTATGAAAATAGCAATAGCAACCATTAATAACCCTTCATTAGAAGCGGCAAAAAAACTTTTACCTTATTTGAGTGAACATGAGTGTCATGTTTTTAACAAAGCCGAAGAGGGAGGAAACTTTCATAAATTTAATAAAGTCGATGATATTATGCCTACAGCTTGGGCGGAGTTTGATGCCATCATCTTTTTAATGGCAACGGGAGCGGTCATCCGAAAAATCGCCCCACACTTAAAAGACAAAGCAACTGACCCTGCTGTACTCATAATGACACTTAATTTACAAAGAGTTATTCCTCTGCTTTCAGGGCATTTAGGCGGAGCAAATGAACTTGCTAATGAGCTATGTGAGAAGATAGAAGGGTGCGTGAACTTTGTAACTACGGCAAGTGATCAGATAAAGGTTCTTGCCTTTGATATGTTTGCAAAAAAATATGGGTTTAGCATCAGCAATTTGAAGTCTTTGGCTGAGGTTTCTAATGCAATTATCAACAAAAAGCAGGTGCAGGTTGTCACTTACCCTTGTATGATAGAAGCAGTCAAAGCATTTGAGGGTTACAAAGAGGAAAATTTTCTTTTTTTCATGCCTGATGATTTAGAGAATTTGGACGAGAGTGTACCAACAGTTTACATCACTCCGCAAAAATTACAAAACACTGCTTTGCAGATTCATCCTCAAAAAGTTGTTGTAGGTTTGGGCATGAACAGAGGCACAAGTGCCGATGAGATAGCCAAAGCGGTAACGCGATTTTGCTTTGAACATGGAGTAGAAAAAGAGCAAATTGTAAAATTTGCCAGTTTTAGTGCAAAAGCAGATGAAGCAGGTTTATTGGAGTATGCTGCACTGCAAAACAAAGAGCTGGAATTTTTCAGTGAGGATGCTATCAATGCTCTGAGTCAAGAGTTTAGCCCCTCGCAGGCAACAAAGTTTTTCAACATCAAAGGCGTAGCAGAACCGGCTTCTTTGTTGGCGAGTGAGCAGAAAACACTTTTTTTAAGTAAAAGAATTTACGGTGCGGTTACAGTTGCCGCTTCATTTTAAAAAGAGGAGAAAATTTATGGGAAAACTAACTTTAGTATCCACTGGTGCAGGAGGGGATAGATACCTCACGCAAGAGGCAATCAATGTGATTCAAGAGGCAGATTTAATCGTAGCGTATACAAAATATGCCAAAGATTTACCTGAGTTAGTAGCAGACAAAGAGGTCTTTACAACACCGATGACAAAAGAGATAGAGCGCGTACAGTATGCTATAGATGAGGCAAAAAAAGGCAGAACAGTAGCACTGCTCTCAAACGGTGATGCAAATGTCTATGCTATGGGCTCTTTGGTGGTTGAACTTATAG
Encoded proteins:
- a CDS encoding cobalt-precorrin-4/precorrin-4 C(11)-methyltransferase encodes the protein MIKFVGAGPGDAELITVKGMKALQEAEVVLYTGSLVPRELLDWCQEGTIIENSADMSYEDIFSFIKKYADKNFVRLHTGDSSIYSTIAKQIEFLKNEKLDFEVIPGVTAAFGAAASAGIEYTIPGVSQTLIISRVEGRTPNPESLEQLLLNKHSSFAFYLSITLIQKLKETALKLGYAKETPCWVVEKATWADEKIYRGNIATIQEQVLHVKGVALIMFGEFLHQKPSQESHLYAKKYKQESQRRSKSL
- a CDS encoding cobalt-precorrin 5A hydrolase; translation: MKIAIATINNPSLEAAKKLLPYLSEHECHVFNKAEEGGNFHKFNKVDDIMPTAWAEFDAIIFLMATGAVIRKIAPHLKDKATDPAVLIMTLNLQRVIPLLSGHLGGANELANELCEKIEGCVNFVTTASDQIKVLAFDMFAKKYGFSISNLKSLAEVSNAIINKKQVQVVTYPCMIEAVKAFEGYKEENFLFFMPDDLENLDESVPTVYITPQKLQNTALQIHPQKVVVGLGMNRGTSADEIAKAVTRFCFEHGVEKEQIVKFASFSAKADEAGLLEYAALQNKELEFFSEDAINALSQEFSPSQATKFFNIKGVAEPASLLASEQKTLFLSKRIYGAVTVAASF